A single window of Plasmodium malariae genome assembly, chromosome: 8 DNA harbors:
- the PmUG01_08041300 gene encoding conserved Plasmodium protein, unknown function, whose product MYHLLKNALNFDNFKNIRLDLISKVKTPDHFDAHEENEVLNFLKDREVTSEGLKLSTNRNCENIFTVEKKLKHINSLKRVLNEITKLRHDEKSALNKSRGEIKITHERDMDDSSFLENMNNDNYDNGKMEIFNNFVMQEGKNKKGLSINMFCKTLSKRIDKRRLKNSKFFKSLIIKYVSEMNKNDSKCTQINKFNIINKLNVCLGYDKKCTNAKDDDDNIKKLTIHLKRISNYKCILKKNLNLIKRKKKIKRFVKDFYNRKNDDSNQLKSNIKGTHFIEDELYLKNKNVIKKEYSYFKHNNKNVFEILPIIVNQFQKEEYSNRNIISITEKKNCLQHSIDKKEINKNTHNGLNKIENLFEETPADEKVNNISEEGNRNNFLKFHICAYTKKGDITNDKINELKKGKGYLVINNFGNINKSASSLKNVNLSMIRRMSTNNQCKNKKEIKINKDRHFHFFSNNINYYETVINKEKHKEENSKKDNCFSSNNVTHNKDMNEIKQKIKTALISLNNIKKNNYKLKFCLEKEIIDNTIHHNELKKSIYSLFNGNNLQRKNVQVNQGSQNENVESNKRNKQSGDTNNGKMVKKQDKEGDVQKDNINKIANEIFPKKKVALDKTKFKLNRNVQHFYNDINLKKKEKTPLSSSETEVKFEHSTITDNTTKRKTKLVSSIQTKRNIFKEPKDHQPVELPYANVKKEQHMNQTSVKLKKYISILNSIKLNENKCHYKSLEDKEKIDIINSTEKAYNYNFHIVQNKNNTLKNSEKDKLYCTDDISNNTFLNNFKINFNKGTENNSNNFVKSKLKAFYKKKEYYNSEDKYVNNVKQMKEHFEENNGYDEKTKTSAKKYWSCEKKENIFVNNINFNNDCYINKTHNANTFYNNKFVDDKKIHNDGSSNIFMKKSVGLQQFVLINREKKKEDSHLKSVRNIKKIINSEIYVNKRFEKINKRNKIAINIIENYLDNKNRTSLVFQKERERNTYLQANCRLENSGQKKQVHFLPGLYDHYAFLLLSLKNCNVR is encoded by the exons ATGTACCATTTATTGAAAAATGCATTGAACTTCGATAACTTTAAGAATATCAGACTTGATTTAATTAGCAAAGTAAAAACACCTGATCACTTTGATGCACATGAGGAAAATGAagtacttaattttttaaaagatagaGAAGTTACTTCTGAAGGTTTGAAGTTGAGTACAAATAGGAATTgcgaaaatatatttacagttgaaaaaaaattaaaacatattaatagTTTGAAACGtgttttaaatgaaataacaaaattaaggCATGACGAGAAATCAGCGTTAAACAAGAGTAGAGGAGAAATCAAAATAACTCACGAAAGAGATATGGAtgattcttcatttttagaaaatatgaataatgataattatgataatggAAAAATGGAAATCTTCAACAACTTTGTTATGCAAGAAggaaagaacaaaaaaggGCTTTCTATTAATATGTTCTGTAAAACTTTGTCCAAAAGGATAGATAAAAGAAGacttaaaaatagtaaattttttaaaagtctTATTATTAAGTACGTTTCAGAgatgaataaaaatgattctAAATGTACGCAAATAAATaagtttaatataataaacaagTTAAATGTTTGTCTTGGCTATGATAAAAAGTGCACTAATGCAAAGGATGATGAtgataacattaaaaaattaacgattcatttaaaaaggataagtaattataagtgtatattaaaaaagaatttgaatttaataaaaagaaaaaaaaaaatcaaaagatTTGTAAAAGATTTTTACAACAGGAAAAATGATGATAGCAATCAACTTAAAAGCAATATCAAAGGAACACATTTTATAGAAGATGaattatacttaaaaaacaaaaacgttattaaaaaagaatatagtTATTTTAAGCATAATAACAAAAACGTCTTTGAAATATTACCTATAATTGTCAACCAATTTCAGAAAGAGGAGTATTCTAACAGAAATATCATTAGTataactgaaaaaaaaaattgtctaCAACATTCTATAGACAAAAAG GAAATAAACAAGAACACGCATAATGGACTTAACAAAATTGAGAACTTGTTTGAGGAAACACCTGCAGATGaaaaagttaataatatatccGAAGAGGGAAACagaaacaattttttaaaatttcacaTATGCGCTTACACTAAAAAAGGAGATATAACGAATGACAAAATTAATGAGTTGAAGAAGGGTAAAGGATACCTagtaattaataatttcggtaatataaataaaagtgcATCTAGTTTGAAAAACGTAAATTTGAGTATGATCAGGAGAATGAGCACTAATAATCAGTGtaagaacaaaaaagaaattaaaataaataaagatcgtcattttcatttttttagtaataatattaattattatgaaacggtgattaataaagaaaaacataaagAGGAAAACTCAAAAAAAGACAACTGTTTTTCTAGTAACAATGTAACACACAATAAAGATATGAATGAAatcaaacaaaaaattaaaacagcACTAATCAGTTTGaacaatattaaaaagaataattataaattaaaattttgtcttgaaaaagaaattatagatAATACAATTCATCATAATGagctaaaaaaaagtatatactCTCTTTTTAATGGAAATAACTTACAAAGAAAAAACGTTCAAGTGAACCAAGGTagtcaaaatgaaaatgtcgAATCAAACAAAAGGAACAAACAAAGTGGTGATACAAATAATGGGAAAATGGTTAAAAAACAAGATAAGGAGGGAGATGTACAAAAGgataacattaataaaattgcaAATGAAATTttcccaaaaaaaaaagttgctCTGGACAAAACAAAGTTTAAACTTAACAGAAATGTTCAGCATTTTTACaatgatattaatttaaaaaaaaaagaaaagacaCCCCTTTCCTCCAGTGAAACAGAAGTAAAATTCGAACATAGCACTATCACAGATAATACTACTAAAAGAAAGACGAAGTTAGTGAGCAGTATACAGAcaaaaaggaatatttttaaagaaccAAAGGATCACCAACCTGTGGAATTACCATATGCAAATGTAAAAAAGGAACAACATATGAACCAAACATCCGTGAAATTGAAGAAATACATATCTATTTTAAATAgcattaaattaaatgaaaacaaatgTCATTATAAGAGTTTAGAAGATAAAGAGAAAattgatattattaatagtaCAGAAAAGGCATATAACTACAACTTCCATATtgttcaaaataaaaataatactctGAAAAATTCAGAAAAAGACAAATTGTATTGTACTGAtgatatatcaaataatacttttttaaataacttcaaaattaattttaataaggGTACGGAAAATAATTCAAACAATTTCGTtaaatcaaaattaaaagcattttacaaaaaaaaagaatattataatagtgaagataaatatgtaaataatgtGAAACAAATGAAAGAACATTTTGAGGAGAATAATGGGtatgatgaaaaaacaaaaacgtCTGCAAAGAAATATTGGAGTTgtgaaaagaaagaaaatatatttgtaaataatataaattttaataacgattgttatataaataaaacacataatgcaaatactttttataataacaaatttgttgatgataaaaaaatacataatgaTGGCAGttccaatatttttatgaaaaaatctGTTGGATTACAacaatttgttttaattaacagagaaaagaaaaaagaagattctcatttaaaaagtgtaagaaatattaaaaaaataataaattctgAAATATACGTAAACAAGCggtttgaaaaaataaataaaagaaataaaattgcaataaatataattgaaaattatctagataataaaaataggacATCTTTAGTTTTTCAAAAGGAAAGGGAAAGAAACACATATTTGCAGGCAAACTGTAGACTTGAAAACTCCGGTCAAAAGAAACAAGTTCACTTTTTACCAGGTTTATATGATCATTATGCATTTTTACTCCTTAGCTTAAAAAATTGCAATGTCAGGTGA
- the PmUG01_08041400 gene encoding zinc finger protein, putative yields the protein MIHGSEENIKGNAEIISVDDKSVTNENNFEKKNINDCVINEEIIISDDSKNTEYSSVQSDYEKEILNEFYDLNEGKNEEVISINSNLMGILEDICSQSSEEDEEKEKENLEENEDQISHLGIETEHNYSGDNISSSHTDMSTKGYNTNNDANNDANNDANNDANNDASNNANNDANNDANNDANINYNSNNYNNNNYNDDNNNKWNNTSLYINSSSNCDNNNNNGSDDINDSKEDDVIYVICNICSDVMDESIFEDHLYAHTLDCQSENQVNDTYKNEMNLNNDISNNSGSSTNIQNICEQRRPFSDAHRAHNNSDVMLYNNINNNINNNINNNINNNINNNINNNINNNNNNNNNNNYNNNNNNNNNNNNNNNNNNNNNNNNNSNYNNNDDDDVEEDNFFNMIYNYNLNLNNFRSNSLVINKKENNMEICSSMQRNDNFLNTLQNTTNSKNTIETSATRNEIRYTPLTNNDVENVNRNVMRNRRNLFNISGEKSCIDDTYLSIIRESISTILYNGDTALSVRCDTMNSNVDNNDNSNNNQNEGKYSSIVNNINTMMNCIQTSVNKVREKSMSTINNINRDIGNYVNRNMSSVLRDINELTRKNTINKNINFVDKVLLYKKLNKIYKNLHNIDKKINTALEKCIRDLGSNNSNSSSNRNNNSNNNNSSNNNNNNNNNNNNNNNNNNNNNSYNSNNSNNNSSSASNSRNYCGINNGGSTHNRSDNSSSYGEYRNWNYRENNTFRTRENNSYNIHIPSDNISRTTGSMAYNGNYNSSFYNNNTISRENFSTASSDRSTSYYSTRPYEQNACNITGSVNDVNYLYSNLVNRYPTICENVSFSHFDNSPNNIWPLRRVTNNTVGTINSSIRNSMQNRETNNLNMNINSFSYSNINNNDSASIFSRNHVSNVYNNVNRSIRYNLINNTVTVETFYPDAENHSLFLGNRYNGNSRVDRTNNNIINTNTNMNNNNITTLNINDNNNGVTSISTTRITNGGNNNRTALTINRNNNSGSSSSSSNGRSTILTSNGENRITSTHTINRCNNTTRVISNGRIISNRRNNNATASYSYVSNSSNGDDFNNSNTEIVSQNILGANLIFEETLTSNNDIANGNINSYRRVNNNNFFINEIVEEENTNENLGTSPMLEENNDYLIVHFDIKKNKNNNLKICSICYENYQHNEPLIFLPCTHNFHKSCIIEWINKKPICPICKINIKNF from the coding sequence ATGATTCATGGTtcagaagaaaatataaaaggaaatGCAGAAATTATATCAGTTGATGACAAATCAGTAACTAATGAAaacaattttgaaaaaaaaaatataaatgactGTGTAATTAACGAAGAAATCATAATCTCAGATGATTCCAAAAATACGGAATATTCATCCGTGCAATCGgattatgaaaaagaaatattaaatgagttttatgatttaaatgaaggaaaaaatgaagaagttataagtataaattcaaatttaATGGGTATACTTGAAGACATTTGTTCACAGTCTTCAGAAGAAGacgaagaaaaagaaaaagaaaatttggAAGAAAATGAAGATCAAATTTCTCATTTAGGAATAGAGACGGAACATAATTACAGTGGTGACAACATCAGTAGCAGTCACACAGATATGAGTACTAAAGGTTATAACACAAATAATGATGCAAATAATGATGCAAATAATGATGCAAATAATGATGCAAATAATGATGCAAGTAATAATGCAAATAATGATGCAAATAATGATGCAAATAATGATgcaaatattaattataacagtaataattataacaataataattataatgatgataataataataagtgGAATAACACAAGTTTGTATATTAACAGTAGCAGTAAttgtgataataataataataatggcaGTGATGATATAAATGATAGTAAGGAAGATGATGTTATATATGTCATATGCAATATATGTTCAGATGTAATGGACGAATCAATTTTTGAAGATCATTTATATGCCCACACACTAGATTGCCAATCAGAGAATCAAGTAAatgatacatataaaaacgaaatgaatttaaataatgacaTTTCTAATAATTCTGGATCAAGCACAaacatacaaaatatatgtgaACAGAGGCGTCCCTTCAGTGATGCACATCGTGCACATAATAATTCGGATGTGAtgttgtataataatattaataataatattaataataatattaataataatattaataataatattaataataatattaataataatattaataataataacaataacaataataataataattataataataataataataataataataataataataataataacaataataacaataataataataataataataatagtaattataataataatgatgatgacGATGTAGAagaagataatttttttaatatgatttATAACTACAATTTAaatcttaataattttagaagCAATTCGTtagttattaataaaaaagaaaataatatggaAATTTGTAGTTCCATGCAAAGAAATGATAATTTCCTAAATACATTACAAAATACCacaaattcaaaaaatactATTGAAACAAGCGCAACAAGAAATGAGATAAGATACACTCCATTGACTAATAATGATGTTGAAAATGTAAACAGGAATGTAATGAGAAATAGAaggaatttatttaatatatcagGGGAAAAAAGTTGTATTGATGATACGTATTTATCTATTATAAGAGAATCAATTTctactattttatataacgGAGATACCGCATTATCAGTAAGATGTGATACCATGAACAGTAATGtagataataatgataacagtaataataatcaaaatgaaggaaaatatagtagcattgttaataatataaatacaatgaTGAATTGCATACAGACTAGTGTAAATAAGGTTAGAGAGAAATCCATGAGtactattaataatataaacagaGACATAGGCAATTATGTAAATAGAAATATGAGCAGTGTATTGAGggatataaatgaattaacaaggaaaaatacaataaataaaaatattaactttGTTGATAAGGTAttattgtataaaaaattaaataaaatatataaaaatttgcataatatagataaaaaaattaatactgCATTAGAAAAGTGTATTCGTGATTTAGGAAGTAACAACAGTAACAGTAGTAGTAATCGTAATAacaatagcaataataataatagcagtaataacaacaacaataacaacaataacaacaataataataacaataataacaataataataacagttataacagtaataatagtaataacaatagtagTAGTGCTAGTAACAGTAGAAACTACTGTGGCATTAATAACGGCGGAAGTACTCATAACAGAAGTGATAACAGTAGTAGTTACGGCGAATATAGAAATTGGAATTATAGGGAAAACAATACATTTAGGACTAGAGAAAATAATAGTtacaatatacatataccaTCAGATAACATTAGTAGAACAACAGGTTCAATGGCATATAACGGAAACTATAATTCtagtttttataataacaacaCTATTTCACGTGAAAATTTTTCCACAGCTTCATCAGACAGATCTACCTCATATTATTCAACAAGACCTTATGAACAAAATGCTTGTAACATAACAGGGAGTGTTAATgatgtaaattatttatattctaatCTAGTTAATAGATATCCTACAATTTGTGAAAACGTTTCATTTTCTCACTTCGACAATAGCCCTAACAATATCTGGCCATTAAGAAGAGTAACAAACAACACTGTTGGCACAATCAATAGTAGTATAAGAAATTCAATGCAGAATAGAGAAACAAATAacttaaatatgaatattaataGTTTTAGCTATTCCAACATAAACAATAATGATAGTGCTAGTATTTTTTCAAGAAATCATGTGAGCAATGTCTATAATAACGTAAATAGAAGCATTAGAtacaatttaattaataatacagTAACAGTTGAAACTTTTTACCCAGACGCAGAAAATCATTCGTTATTTCTAGGAAATAGATACAATGGAAACAGTAGAGTAGACAGGacgaataataatattattaataccaatactaatatgaataataacaatattacTACTCTTAATATAAATGACAATAATAACGGAGTCACTAGTATAAGTACGACTAGAATTACTAATGggggtaataataatagaactGCACTTACTATTAACAGAAATAATAACAGcggtagtagtagtagtagtagtaatggTAGAAGCACCATTTTAACTTCTAATGGGGAAAACCGTATTACAAGTACGCATACTATTAACAGATGTAATAATACTACTAGAGTTATATCCAATGGAAGAATTATTTCTAATAGACGCAATAACAATGCAACAGCTAGTTATAGCTATGTAAGTAACAGTTCGAATGGTGATGATTTTAATAACAGCAACACAGAAATAGTATCGCAGAATATTTTAGGTgcaaatttaatatttgaaGAAACATTAACAAGCAACAACGATATTGCTAATggaaatataaattcatacaGAAGAgtaaacaataataatttttttatcaatgaAATAGTAGAAGAGGAAAATACAAATGAGAATTTAGGTACATCTCCAATGTTAGAGGAGAATAATGATTATTTAATTGTTCattttgatataaaaaaaaataagaataataactTGAAAATATGTTCAATTTGTTATGAAAATTATCAACATAATGAACCGCTTATATTTTTGCCTTGTACTCATAATTTCCACAAATCGTGTATAATTGAATGGATTAATAAAAAACCTATATGTCctatttgtaaaattaacattaagaatttttaa
- the PmUG01_08041500 gene encoding conserved Plasmodium protein, unknown function gives MGGHGGLNILPQKKWNVYRKDVQYKVNYDENKIIKEEEKKERKKNELAFEKTISHLKNNIHIHYNNEKKGTTTEYNEHINLFMQEEKEINRRNKMHEEYLIKKCHYIYNDENFNGGNCIYDKKNNAKIISDFDKIKISQSEWFLNKENFIFLKKSETNELKNDQTNRQTKCQTVGPFTSSSHDKHSDKFKQKKGSSESKEHEYNDAKTLKHRNDKREKEKTKKYDHIRTLIKYKKDKKKRKRERKRKKEKERERKRKKKGEKIKT, from the coding sequence ATGGGAGGCCATGGGGGCTTGAATATCCTACCCCAAAAAAAGTGGAATGTTTATAGGAAAGATGTTCAGTATAAAGTTAattatgatgaaaataaaattataaaagaagaagaaaaaaaagagagaaaaaagaatgaacTTGCATTTGAAAAAACAATTAGTCATCTAAAAAacaacatacatatacattataataatgaaaagaagGGAACTACAACTGAATACAATGaacatattaatttatttatgcaagaagaaaaagaaataaatagaagaaataaaatgcatgaagaatatttaataaaaaaatgtcactatatatataacgatGAGAATTTTAATGGAGGAAATTGTAtctatgataaaaaaaataatgcgaAAATTATTTCAGACTTTGATAAAATCAAAATTAGTCAAAGCGAGTggtttttaaataaagaaaacttcatttttttaaaaaagagcGAAACAAATGAGTTAAAAAATGATCAAACAAATAGACAAACAAAGTGTCAAACTGTGGGTCCGTTTACGAGCAGTTCCCACGATAAACATTCTGACAAATTCAAGCAAAAAAAAGGCTCCTCAGAAAGTAAAGAACATGAATATAATGACGCGAAAACATTAAAACATAGAAATGacaaaagagaaaaagaaaaaacaaagaaatatGACCATATCAGAAcacttataaaatataaaaaggataaaaagaagaggaaaagagaaagaaagagaaagaaagagaaagaaagagaaagaaagagaaagaaaaagggagaaaaaataaaaacgtgA
- the PmUG01_08041600 gene encoding conserved Plasmodium protein, unknown function, which translates to MYKHPNSMIVVLLEAQGCDEIKLIEEQYRNILKLKARNSVSSNEKIASISNHSHMNSSPNNSNSNKHIVENEEISSNDLMNIKFSQSGPHKRHHDFYNNKNSFQHYLKKLKTCRIDSDDLRRTLLEKRIAYDRENQIIKTIQDDEKKGMGMGSESNSSSSNHEGLHLYRKLNFLNKNNRSKSKNKNRKRKRINAKFDKKFILKCRTCKFINPNGFNMGDYYTCQNCGYNDFSVIRSSSPNNGE; encoded by the exons ATGTATAAACATCCTAACTCCATGATAGTAGTGCTCTTAGAAGCACAAGgatgt GACGAGATAAAGTTAATAGAAGAACAGTACCGAAATATCCTAAAATTAAAAGCGCGCAATAGCGTATCgagtaatgaaaaaatagcTAGTATAAGTAATCACAGTCATATGAATTCTTCTccaaataatagtaatagtaataagcACATCgtagaaaatgaagaaataagTAGTAACgatttaatgaatataaaatttagtCAAAGTGGACCACATAAGAGACATCATGATTTTtacaataacaaaaattcCTTTCAGCATtacttgaaaaaattaaaaacatgtAGAATTGACTCCGATGATTTGAGAAGGACACTTTTAGAAAAACGTATTGCTTATGATCGTGAAaatcaaattattaaaacGATTCAAGATGATGAAAAGAAAGGGATGGGTATGGGTAGTGAATCAAATTCTTCTTCATCAAATCATGAAGGCTTACACTTATATAGAAAActtaattttcttaataaaaataatagaagcaagtcaaaaaataaaaatagaaaaagaaaaagaattaatgcaaaatttgataaaaaatttattctaaAATGTAGAACgtgtaaatttattaacCCTAATGGATTTAATATGGGTGATTATTACACTTGTCAAAATTGTGGATATAACGATTTTTCCGTTATCAGATCGAGTTCACCCAATAACGGGGAGTAG
- the PPP6 gene encoding serine/threonine protein phosphatase 6, putative, which yields MTREEKKWIEQLRMNPPKLLDENDLRLVCQRVKEILVEENNVQAINPPVIICGDIHGQFFDLLELFDVGGDIMNNDYIFLGDYVDRGYNSVETFEYLLLLKLLFPKNITLLRGNHESRQITTVYGFYDECFKKYGNANAWKYCTDIFDYLTLAALVDNQIFCVHGGLSPEIKLIDQLRLINRVQEIPHEGAFGDIMWSDPDEVEDWVANPRGAGWLFGPKVTKKFNYINNLELIARAHQLAMEGYRYMFDDSTIITVWSAPNYCYRCGNVAAIMRIDENMNRQMLIFKDTPDSRNSIKNKATIPYFL from the coding sequence ATGAcgagagaagaaaaaaaatggattgAGCAATTACGCATGAACCCACCTAAACTTTTAGATGAAAATGATTTAAGGCTAGTTTGTCAGAGAGTGAAAGAAATATTAGTAGAAGAAAACAATGTTCAAGCTATAAATCCACCAGTTATCATTTGTGGAGACATACATGGGcaattttttgatttattagaattatttGATGTCGGAGGTGATATAATGAACaatgattatatttttttaggaGATTATGTAGACAGAGGATATAATAGTGTAGAaacatttgaatatttattattattaaaattattattcccaaaaaatattacattgtTAAGAGGAAATCATGAGAGCCGACAAATTACAACAGTGTACGGTTTTTATGatgaatgttttaaaaaatatggtaaTGCAAATGCATGGAAATATTGTACAGATATATTTGATTATTTAACATTAGCTGCACTAGTAGACAATCAAATTTTTTGTGTTCATGGAGGTCTTTCTccagaaataaaattaattgatCAATTAAGATTAATTAATAGAGTCCAAGAAATACCACATGAAGGAGCTTTTGGGGATATCATGTGGTCTGATCCAGATGAAGTTGAGGATTGGGTAGCTAATCCGAGGGGTGCTGGTTGGTTATTTGGACCTAAAGTTACTAAAaagtttaattatattaacaatCTTGAACTAATAGCTAGAGCACATCAGCTAGCCATGGAGGGTTATCGTTATATGTTTGATGACTCTACAATTATTACAGTATGGTCAGCTCCAAATTATTGTTACCGATGTGGAAACGTTGCAGCAATTATGAGAATTgatgaaaatatgaacaggCAAATGTTAATATTCAAGGATACTCCTGACTCTAGAAACTCAATTAAAAACAAGGCTACCATTCCGTactttttatga
- the Der1-2 gene encoding DER1-like protein, putative — protein sequence MFLGRIFIFLSITVNARYYAKVCIKNNFAWKLLNYNNTPLEGINNGNNSAVCNNDNAVLNNSNTPPSNSNITHSYNKLKRYYYYSKERNKIVKKKKKRFSLNYPKGIVRKNKQGFFFLNSTKLSEIKESIKALYNVDYIENNYLYTYIKSFKRTPPITKLYLISTFLLSVFIHINKNVYKLILFDFQKIFKKWEIWRLITPYLYIGNLYLQYILMFNYLNIYMSSVEIAHYRKPEDFLIFLSFGYISNLLFTIIGSMYNENIMNMKKHVYSVRNLIIPMNKKDEKIDVKKEHYNHLGYVFSTYILYYWSRINEGTLINCFELFLIKAEYVPFFFIIQNILLYNEFSLYEVASILSSYVFFTYEKYWKWTFLRRFFLLLLKFTRVYQQYNKYREEYE from the coding sequence atgtttttaggtaggatatttatttttttaagtataacTGTGAATGCAAGGTACTATGCGAAAGTTTGcataaaaaacaattttgcGTGGAAACTgctaaattataataatacccCACTGGAAGGTATTAATAATGGGAATAACAGCGCAGTATGCAACAATGACAACGCAGTACTTAATAATAGCAACACACCACCtagtaatagtaacataACGCACAGTTATAACAAACTAAAAcgttactattactactcCAAGGaaagaaacaaaatagtaaaaaaaaagaaaaagaggtTTTCATTGAATTATCCCAAAGGAATAGTACGAAAAAACAAGCAgggcttcttttttttaaactccACAAAGTTAagtgaaataaaagaaagcATAAAAGCTTTATATAACGTAgattatatagaaaataattacCTGTACACGTACATAAAATCATTTAAAAGAACACCTCCTATAacgaaattatatttaataagtaCGTTCCTGTTAAGtgtttttatacatataaacaaaaatgtttataagtTAATACTATTTGATTttcagaaaatttttaaaaagtggGAGATATGGAGGTTAATAACtccatatttgtatattggGAATTTGTATTTACAGTATATATTGatgtttaattatttaaatatttatatgtccTCTGTAGAAATAGCACATTATAGGAAACCAGaagattttttaatttttctttctttcggATATATATCAAATCTTTTATTTACCATAATAGGAAGTatgtataatgaaaatataatgaatatgaaaaaacatGTCTACAGTGTaagaaatttaattattcctatgaataaaaaagacGAAAAAATCGATGTAAAAAAGGAGCACTATAATCATTTAGGTTATGTTTTTTCAACttatatactttattattgGAGTAGAATAAATGAAGGCACGTTAATTAACTGTTTTGAATTATTCCTTATTAAAGCTGAatatgttccttttttttttattatacaaaatattttattatataacgaATTTTCTCTCTATGAAGTAGCTTCTATCTTATCAAGTTATGTCTTTTTtacttatgaaaaatattggAAGTGGACATTTTTGAGACgcttttttcttctccttCTTAAGTTCACGCGAGTGTACCAACAGTACAATAAATACAGAGAGGAGTATGAATAA